A single region of the Pseudomonas solani genome encodes:
- a CDS encoding DODA-type extradiol aromatic ring-opening family dioxygenase, with amino-acid sequence MLPSLFISHGSPMLALEPGASGPALARLARELPRPEAILVVSAHWESERLAISGGTQLETWHDFYGFPPELYAVQYPAHGAPELAGEVQQLLRDNGLEAAIDPQRPMDHGVWVPLTLMYPEADIPVLQLSLPSRLGPAFQTRIGHALAALRKRGVLLIGSGSITHNLGELNWRAGPEVITPWALEFRDWMVERLEAVDEQALHDYRTQAPHARRSHPSDEHLLPLYFARGAGGGFKVEHSGFTLGALGMDIYRFG; translated from the coding sequence ATGCTGCCCAGTCTTTTCATCTCCCATGGTTCCCCGATGCTCGCCCTCGAACCCGGCGCCAGCGGCCCCGCGCTCGCGCGGCTGGCGCGCGAGCTGCCGCGCCCGGAGGCGATCCTGGTGGTGTCCGCCCACTGGGAAAGCGAACGCCTGGCGATCAGCGGCGGCACGCAGCTAGAGACCTGGCACGACTTCTACGGCTTCCCGCCCGAACTCTACGCGGTGCAGTACCCCGCCCATGGCGCCCCGGAGCTGGCCGGGGAGGTGCAGCAACTGCTGCGCGACAACGGCCTGGAGGCCGCCATCGACCCGCAGCGGCCCATGGATCACGGCGTATGGGTGCCATTGACGCTGATGTACCCCGAAGCCGATATCCCGGTGCTGCAACTGTCCCTGCCCAGCCGCCTGGGCCCCGCCTTCCAGACCCGGATCGGCCACGCCCTGGCCGCCCTGCGCAAACGCGGCGTGCTGCTGATCGGCTCCGGCAGCATCACTCACAACCTCGGCGAACTGAACTGGCGCGCCGGGCCGGAAGTGATCACGCCCTGGGCCCTGGAATTCCGCGACTGGATGGTGGAGCGCCTGGAGGCCGTCGACGAGCAGGCCCTGCACGACTACCGCACCCAGGCTCCCCACGCCCGCCGCAGCCACCCCAGCGACGAACACCTGCTGCCGCTGTATTTCGCCCGGGGCGCCGGTGGGGGTTTCAAGGTGGAGCACAGCGGCTTCACCCTCGGCGCGCTGGGGATGGATATCTATAGGTTCGGTTGA